The DNA sequence TCAACCACACCGGGTCGCACAAGATCAACAACGTCCTCGGCCAGGTGCTGCTCGCGCACCGCATGGGCAAGAAGCGTGTGATCGCCGAGACCGGGGCCGGACAGCACGGGGTCGCCTCCGCCACGGCGTGCGCCCTGCTCGGACTGGAGTGCAAGATCTACATGGGTGCCGTGGACGTCCGCCGTCAGGCCCTGAACGTCGCCCGGATGCGGCTGCTCGGAGCGGAGGTCGAGGCCGTCGAGGTGGGGTCGGCGACGCTCAAGGACGCGATCAACGAGGCGATGCGGGACTGGGTCTCCCGTGCGGACGACACGTACTACGCGTTCGGCACCGCCGCCGGCCCACACCCCTTCCCCGCGATGGTCCGCGACTTCCAACGGGTGGTGGGTACGGAGGCGCGCGCCCAGATGCTGGAGCGGGTGGGACGACTGCCCGACGCCGCGGTGGCGTGCGTGGGTGGTGGGTCCAACGCGATCGGATTGTTCCACCCGTTCATCGACGACTCCTCGGTCCGCCTGGTGGGCTGCGAGGCGGGCGGCGACGGCGTGGCGTCCGGTCGCACCGCCGCGACCGTCAACGCCGGCAGGCCGGGCGTCTTCCAGGGCTCCTATGCGCACCTCATGCAGGACGAGGACGGGCAGACCACCGAGTCGCACTCGATCTCGGCGGGGCTGGACTACCCGGGTGTGGGACCCGAGCACTCGTACCTCGCCGACATCGGCCGCGCGGAATACCGGCCGGTGACCGACGCCCAGGCGATGGACGCATTCGCCCAACTGTGCCGCACCGAGGGGATCATCCCCGCCATCGAGTCCGCCCACGCGGTCGCCGGAGCAGCGCAGCTCGCCGCCGAGGGCGTCGACCTGATACTGGTCAACGTCTCGGGTCGAGGCGACAAGGACGTCGACACCGCCGCCCGGTGGTTCGGCCTGTTGGGCGGAGGGACCCCCCCGGAGGCCGGGGTGGACTCGAGCCGGGGCGCGGACGACGGCGCGGGGGAGTACGCGGACGGGGGGATCGAGGGATGAGCGCGCTGAGCGAGGTCTTCGGGCGGTGCCGTGCGGAGAACCGGGCCGCTCTCATCGGGTACTACCCAGCGGGGTACCCCACGGTCGAGGGGTCCGTCCAGGCCGTTCGCACCATGGTCGCCGGCGGCTGCGACGTCATCGAGGTGGGGATCCCGTACTCGGATCCCATGATGGACGGCCCCACCATCCAGGCGGCCGCGGATGTGGCACTGGAGGCGGGCTTCCGCATCCGGGACACCTTCGACGTGGTCCGCGCGGTGGCCGAGGCCGGGGCGGTCCCGGTCGTCATGAGCTACTGGAACCCGATCCTGCAATACGGCGTCGACCGGTTCGCGGCGGACCTCGCGGCCGCCGGGGGGACCGGGGTCATCACACCGGACCTGATCCCGGACGAGGCGGACGAGTGGATCGCCGCGACGGACGCCCACGGCGTCGACCGGGTCTTCCTGGTGGCGCCGTCGTCGACGCCCGAACGATTGGCCATGACGCTGTCCCACACGAGCGGATTCGTCTACGTCCAGGCAGTGATGGGGGTCACCGGGGCGCGGGACGTGGTCTCGGATGCCCCCAGGACCCTCACCGCCCGTGTCCGCGAGCTCTCGGACCTGCCGTGTGGAGTCGGACTCGGTGTGCGCAACGGGGACCAGGCAGCGGAGATCGCCTCCTACGCCGACGGGGTGATCGTGGGCTCCGCCCTCATCACCGCCGCCACCGAGGGAGGCGACGCCCTCGCGCGGTTGACGGCCGATCTCGCGTCGGGCGTGCGTCGGCGAGGAGTCGACTCGTGATCCCCAGCCCTCCGCAGGGGGTCTGGGAGCTCGGTCCGTTCCCCGTGCGCGCGTACGCACTGTGGATCATCCTCGGCATCGTCGTGGCCATCTGGTGGGGCGAGAAGCGGTGGGTCGCCCGTGGGGGGCGCGCGGGGGTCGTTCTCGACACCGCGCTGTGGGCCGTCCCCTTCGGCCTCGTGGGCGGTCGCGTCTACCACGTGGCCACGGACTGGTACCGCTACTTCGGGGAGGGCAGGAACCCGGTCGACGCGCTGAAGATCTGGGACGGCGGTCTGGGGATCTGGGGAGCGGTCGCGCTGGGCGCGATCGGTGCCTACATCGGCCTGCGGCAGCAGGGGATCCGGGCGATCGGCGCGTTCGGCGACGCGGTCGCCCCGGGCATCGTCCTGGCGCAGGGAATCGGTCGACTGGGGAACTACTTCAACCAGGAGCTCTACGGTCGCGAGACCGACGTGCCCTGGGCCCTGGAGATCTACCAGCGGTACGACGAGGCGTACGGATACTCCCAGACCCTCGGTCGGTCCACCGGGCAGGTGCTCTCGACCGTGCACCCCACGTTCCTGTACGAGCTCCTGTGGAACGTCCTGGTGGCCGTGGCGTTGGTGCTGATCGACCGCAGGTTCCGCCTCGGGCACGGCCGACTCTTCGCGCTCTATGTGGCCCTGTACTGCTTCGGGAGGTTCTGGGTCGAGCTGCTCCGTGCGGATGCGGCGACCGAGATCTTCGGGCTGCGCATCAACACCGTCGTCTCCGTCGTCGTCATGCTGGCCGCGCTGATCTACGTGTGGCGGGCACGCCGGGGCCGCGAGGACCCGTCCGAGCTGCGTGCTCCCGAGGACGTGACCGAGGAGTCCCCGGGGGACGCACCCCCGTTGGCCGGTCGTTGACGTCGCGTTCACCGGTCATCCCGGCGAGGGGTCTAGATTGGTACGGGTGAACCGTCGTACCAAGATCGTCTGCACCCTGGGTCCCGCCGTCGCCTCGGAGGCCGGCATCCGTGAACTCGTCGATGCCGGGATGAACGTCGCCCGGCTCAACTTCAGCCACGGGGACCATGCCGACCACGAAGCGAACTACCGCTGGGTCCGCCAGGCCTCGGACGAGTCGGGGCACGCCGTCGGTGTGCTCGCGGACCTCCAGGGCCCCAAGATCCGGCTCGGCCGCTTCATCGAGGGCCGCCACGAGTGGGCGGAGGGTGACATGGTCGCCATCACCGTCGCGGATGTGGAGGGGACCAAGGAGCGCGTGTCCACCACCTACAAGGGGCTGGCGGCCGATGCCCGCCCCGGCGACCGACTGCTCGTGGATGACGGCAACATCGGTCTGACCGTGCAGCGGGTCGAGGGTGACGACGTCCACTGCGTCGTCACCGAGGGCGGCACGGTCTCCAACAACAAGGGGGTGTCCCTGCCGGGGATGAACGTCTCGGTCCCGGCGCTGAGCGAGAAGGACGTCGCGGACCTCCGGTTCGCCCTGGACCTGGGCGTCGATTTCATCGCCCTGTCCTTCGTCCGGTCTCCGGCGGACGTCGACCTGGTGCACGCGATCATGGATGAGGTCGGGGTGCACGTCCCTGTGATCGCCAAGCTCGAGAAGCCCGAGGCGGTCAAGAATCTCGAATCCATCGTCCTGGCCTTCGACGCGATCATGGTCGCGCGAGGCGACCTGGGAGTGGAGTTGCCCCTGCAGGACGTGCCGCTGGTCCAGAAGCGGGCGATCCAGATCGCCCGGGAGAACGCGAAGCCGGTCATCGTGGCCACGCAGATGCTCGAGTCCATGATCACCAACTCCCGGCCCACCCGGGCGGAGGCGTCGGACGTCGCCAACGCCGTGCTCGACGGGGCCGACGCGGTGATGCTCTCGGGAGAGACCTCGGTGGGCAAGTACCCCATCGACGCGGTGCGGACCATGTCGTCGATCGCTCTCGCGGTGGAGTCCGATTCCACCGCCGCGCCGGACCTCGTCCACATCCCCCGGACCAAACGCGGGGTCATCTCCTACTCGGCGCGGGAGATCGGAGAGCGGTTGGGCGCCAAGGCGCTCGTCGCCGTGACCTCGACCGGGGACACGGTCCGCCGCCTCGCCCGGTTGCACAGTCACCTGCCGCTCATCGCCATCACCGGTGATCCGCGCATCCGGAGCCAGTTGGCTCTCACGTGGGGCACCGAGACGTTCCTGACCGACCGGGTCCACGAGACGGCGGAGCTCGTCAAGGTGACCGACGAACTGCTGCTCCCCCTCGAGGGGTACAACGAGGACGATCTCATCGTGATCGTCGCGGGCAACGTGCCGGGCGTCGAGGGGTCGACCAACTTCATCCTCGTACACCGGATGGGCGAGGCGGACCACTGATCACCTTCGGGTAACAACTCGGTAGCGCCGGTGGGCACCCGCTCACCGGCGCTTTCGACTCTATTCGTGCTTTTGACGTGACAGGGCCGAGATACATCTGTTACCTTTTTGGAGGCCACCGGGGAAGCCGGTCGGCCCGCCGCTTCGCCCACGCACCGAACTCCGAGGTTTCCCCTGATGTCCGACGCCACTCGAATCACCTTCACCGAGCTCGCCGATCGACTCGGTGTGGCCGGCTCCGGCGCGACCGCCGGCCGCCACCGCGCAGCCCGGTCCGCGAGCGGGATGGGCCGCATCGTCGCCGGCGCAGTCGCCGGTGCCGCTTTCACCGGTGGCGTCGCGATGGCCGCAGCCCCCGCCGCCTCCGCCCAGTCCGCTGACATCGACGTGAACCAGATCGGCCAGATGGCCCAGGAGTTCGCCCAGGGCATCGGTCTGAACGAGCAGCAGTTGCGGGAGTACGCCCTCGATCCCGCGTTGTTCGGCTCGCTCGGTATCCCCGCCGGTGTGGTCGGCGGAGCCCATGCCCCGACCTTCGGCCCCATCACCTCGGGCTTCGGACCGCGGTGGGGAACCTTCCACAACGGCACGGACTTCGGCGCCCCGATCGGCACGCCCCTGTTCGCCGCCAAGTCCGGCACGGTCGTCGCCGCGGGACCGGCCTCGGGCTACGGACTGTGGATCCGCATCCAGACCGACGACGGATACCTCCTCGAGTACGGCCACAACGACCAGAACTACGTCTCGGTGGGCCAGCGCGTCCATGCCGGTCAGGTCATCGGAACCGTGGGCAACCGCGGTTACTCGACCGGCCCGCACCTGCACTTCGGCGTGCGCAACCCGGCCGGCCAGTGGATCGACCCCGTGCCGTGGCTGCGTGCGCAGGGTGTCGCCGTCTGAGCGGACCTCCGAGCAGCCTGCTCGTCCCCCGGGGCCCCGGACACCGTGAGTGTCCGGGGCCCCGGCCGTCTGGCGGGAGGAAAGATGGCGGGATCTGCATGTGTGGCAGGGTGGGAGATGCCGGTGCCGGTCATCGCCCGACACCTGCCCGAGCTGTACTGATCTCGAGGAGAATCCGGAATGTCACAGACCGTCAAGGGCGTCATCGCCCGTAGCAAGGGCGCGGACGTCGAGCTGGTCGACGTGGTGGTCCCCGATCCTGGGCCGAACGACGTCGTCGTCCGCGTGCAGGCGTGCGGCGTCTGCCACACCGACCTGGCCTATCGCGACGGCGGCATCAATGACGAGTACCCCTTCCTGCTGGGCCACGAGGCCGCGGGGATCGTCGAGACCGTCGGTGACCGCGTCACTCATGTGGCCGAGGGCGATTTCGTGGTGCTGAACTGGCGAGCGGTGTGCGGTGAGTGCCGGGCCTGCAAGCGCGGGCAGCAGCAGTACTGTTTCGCCACCCACAACGCCTCGAGGAAGATGGCCCTCACCGACGGCACGGAGCTCACCCCGGCTCTCGGGATCGGCGCGTTCATCGACAAGACCCTGGTCCATGAGGGGCAGTGCACCAAGGTGGACCCCGCGGCCGACCCGGCCGTGGCGGGACTGCTGGGGTGCGGCGTGATGGCCGGCCTCGGTGCCGCGGTCAACACGGGCAATGTCACGCGGGGCCAGTCCGTGGCGGTCATCGGGTGCGGTGGTGTCGGCATCGCCGCGGTCGTGGGCGCACGTCTGGCGGGTGCCTCGACCATCGTGGCCGTGGACATCGATGACACCAAGCTCGAGTGGGCGCGCGACTTCGGTGCCACCCACGTGGTCAACTCCACCGGGGTGGACCCAGTGGCGGCCATCCAGGAGCTCACGGGCGGCGTCGGCGCCGATGTCGTGATCGACGCGGTCGGCCGGCCCGAAACGTACGAGCAGGCCTTCTACGCTCGTGATCTCGCCGGGACCGTGGTCCTGGTGGGGGTGCCCACGCCCGAGATGCGCCTGGAGATGCCGCTGTTGGACTTCTTCGGCCGCGGTGGTTCGCTGAAGTCCTCCTGGTACGGCGACTGCCTGCCGGAGCGCGATTTCCCGATGCTGGTGGATCTCCACCTGCAGGGTCGGCTCCCGCTCGAGAAGTTCGTCAGCGAGCGCATCGGCCTGGACGCGGTCGAGTCCGCGTTCGGTGCCATGAAGTCCGGTTCCGTCCTCCGATCGGTGGTGACCCTGTGAGCGAGACCCACACCAGTGCCGGTAATGCCGGTGGCCTGCGCATCGAGAAGGTCGTGACGAGCGGCGTGTTCGCCCTCGACGGAGGCGAGTGGGAGGTGGACAACAACATCTGGATCCTCGGCGACGACTCCGAGGTGTACGTCATCGACGCCGCCCACACCGCCCAGCCGATCATCGACGCGGTGGCCGGGCGCACGGTGAAGGGCATCCTGTGCTCGCACGCCCACAACGACCACATCACCGTGGCCCCGGAGCTGGCCCGGGAGCTCGACACCCGGGTCTTCGTCCATCCCGGTGACCAGATGCTGTGGGAGGAGACCCACCCGACGGTCGCCCACGAGGACCTCGAGGACGGGCAGACCTTCCAGATCGCCGGGACCGGGTTCACGGTCATGAACACCCCCGGTCACTCGCCGGGCTCGTGCGTCTTCCACGTCCCCGAGGCGGGCGTCCTGTTCTCCGGTGACACCCTGTTCTCCGGAGGGCCCGGCGCGACCGGTCGGTCGTACTCCGACTTCCCCACCATCATCACCTCGATCAGGGACCGCATCCTCACCCTGCCGGCCGAGACACTGGTCCATACCGGCCACGGCGACGGTACCAAGGTGGGTGAAGAGTCCCCGCATCTGGAGGAGTGGATCGCCCGGGGCAGCTGACCGGGCACGATGGGGGGGTGACGACGACGGACCGCGCCCCGGAGACGGATCTGCGCACCCCCTGGCACGCACTGCCCACCGCGGAGGTGGTCTCCCGCCTCGGCGCGGGGTCGAACGGTCTGACCCGCGCCGAGGCGTCCCGTCGCCTCGCCGTGCACGGTCCCAACACCCTGCCGGTGGCGGCCGGGGTGCCGGCCTGGAGGCGGGTCCTGCGGCTGCTCCGCGACCCCATGATCATGGTTCTCGCGGTGGCCGCCGTGGTGAGCGCCGTGATCTCGCGCGAGTGGGAGACCCCGGTCGTCATCCTCCTGGTGGTGGTGCTCAACACAGTGCTGAACTACGTGCAGGAGACGCGGGCCGAGGAGAGCCTGGCGGCGTTGCGCGACATGGCGGTGCCGCACAGCCGGGTGGTGCGGGACGGCGGCGAGGTGGAGGTGGACAGCGCGGATCTCGTCCCGGGGGACGTCGTGGTGGTGGAATCCGGCGACAGGGTCCCCGCTGACGGACGCGTTCTCGAGGCGTCCCGGTTCCAGGTGGCGGAGTCGGCCCTGACCGGCGAGTCGGTCCCCGTGGACAAGACGGCGGGAGCGGTGGCCGCCGCGGACGCGCCGCTCGGTGACCGCACCGGCATGGTGTTCATGAACACCGAGGTCACCCGCGGTCGGGCTCGCGTAGTGGTCACGGGGACCGGTGAGCGCACGGAGATGGGGGCGATCGCCGAGCTGCTCGACGGGGCGGGCGGCGAGCAGACGCCGCTCCAACGGCGGATCGGGGTCCTGGCCCGGGTCCTCACCGTGATCGCGCTGGTCGTGGTGACGCTGGTGATGGGGATCGGACTGGTGCGCGGGCAGTCCTGGGAGGACATGCTCCTCAGTGCCGTCTCGCTCGCCGTGGCCACCATCCCGGAGGGCCTCACCGCCGTGGTGGCGTTCACCCTCGCGATGGGCGCCTCGAGGCTCGCCCGTGAGGGAGCGATCATCAAGAACCTCGCGGCGGTGGAGACCCTCGGGTCGACCAGCCACATCGCCACCGACAAGACCGGGACCCTCACCCTCAACGAGATGACCGTGACGCGGATCGTCGCGGGCGGTTCCGCCTACACCGTCACCGGGACCGGGTACGAGGCGACCGGCACGGTCCTGTCGTCCGATCCGGATGCCGTTCCGGACCTCCGGAGGGCGGCGGTCGCCATGACGCTGTGCAACGACGCGATCGTGACCGACGGCGAACTCGTCGGCGACCCCACCGAGGGCGCTCTCCTCGTGGCCGCCACCAAGTGCGGGCTCGACGTGGAGGGACTGCGTGCCGCCCGGCCCCGGGTGGCCCAGGTGCCCTTCGACTCCGACTACAGGTTCATGGCCACCGTCAACCGCTCACCGGGCGGGGGGCTCGCGCTCAGCGCCAAGGGCGCGACCGGTGCGCTGCTGCCCCGGTCGACCCACGTGTGGAACGGCACGGACGCCGTGGAGCTCACCGATGAGCTGCACGAGGCGATCCGTCTCGCGACCGATGAGCTGGCCGGACATGGGCTACGGACCCTGCTGGTCGCGGGGCGTCCGTTCAAGGACGGAACCGACGAGGTCGCAGTGGACGAGAGCAGGCTCCTCGACGAGGTGTGGGGGCTGACCGTGTTCGCGGTGGTGGGCATCGTCGACCCGCCCCGGCCCGAGGCCGCCGAGGCCATCCGGGTGGCGCGCGCGGCCGGGATCTCCGTCCACATGATCACCGGAGACCACCTCGTCACGGCCTCGTCGATCGCCCGCGACCTGGGGATCGAGGGGGAGGCGGTGCGAGGGGTCGATCTCGACGGACTCGACGACGACGAGCTGTGCGGGCGGGCTCCCGGAATGGGAGTCCTGGCCCGGGTGTCCCCGGAGCACAAGATCCGGATGGTCCGGGCGCTGCAGTCCGGCGGGGACGTGGTGGCCATGACCGGCGACGGCGTCAACGACGCGCCCGCGCTGAGTCAGGCGGACATCGGGATCGCGATGGGGATCACCGGCACCGACGTGTCCAAGGGCGCGGCCGACATGGTCCTCACCGACGACAACTTCACCACGATCGTCTCGGCCGTCGAACAGGGCCGCGGGATCTACGACAACATCGTCAAGTTCGTGAAGTTCCAGCTCACCACCGCGTGGGCGTTCGTGCTGGTGTTCCTCGCCAGCGGGCTGCTGGGTCTGGCCGCGGTGCCGTTCACCGCCCTGCAGGTCCTGCTGGTGAACATCGTCATGGACGGCCCGCCGGCCATGGCGCTGGGCGTGGAGCCCGTGGAGAAGAACGCGATGCGGCGGCCGCCCCGACCCGCCGACGAGCAGATCCTCACCCCGTCACGACTGGTACGGATCCTGTGGCTGGGCGTGGTCATGGCCACCGGGACACTGCTGGTCCTCGCGTTCGCGGAGACGATCTTCCCCGAACGCGCGGGCGTGCCGTTGTTCGCCACCACTCTCGCCTACGCCGCCTTCGTGTTCTTCCAGGTGTTCAACCTGATGAACGTCCGCTCCACGGACGGCTCGGTGTTCTCCCGGGACATGGCGCACAACGCCCCGATCTGGGTGGCCCTGGCGGCGGTCCCGCTGCTGTTGGTGGCCGTGGT is a window from the Dietzia sp. JS16-p6b genome containing:
- the lgt gene encoding prolipoprotein diacylglyceryl transferase, producing MIPSPPQGVWELGPFPVRAYALWIILGIVVAIWWGEKRWVARGGRAGVVLDTALWAVPFGLVGGRVYHVATDWYRYFGEGRNPVDALKIWDGGLGIWGAVALGAIGAYIGLRQQGIRAIGAFGDAVAPGIVLAQGIGRLGNYFNQELYGRETDVPWALEIYQRYDEAYGYSQTLGRSTGQVLSTVHPTFLYELLWNVLVAVALVLIDRRFRLGHGRLFALYVALYCFGRFWVELLRADAATEIFGLRINTVVSVVVMLAALIYVWRARRGREDPSELRAPEDVTEESPGDAPPLAGR
- a CDS encoding cation-translocating P-type ATPase yields the protein MTTTDRAPETDLRTPWHALPTAEVVSRLGAGSNGLTRAEASRRLAVHGPNTLPVAAGVPAWRRVLRLLRDPMIMVLAVAAVVSAVISREWETPVVILLVVVLNTVLNYVQETRAEESLAALRDMAVPHSRVVRDGGEVEVDSADLVPGDVVVVESGDRVPADGRVLEASRFQVAESALTGESVPVDKTAGAVAAADAPLGDRTGMVFMNTEVTRGRARVVVTGTGERTEMGAIAELLDGAGGEQTPLQRRIGVLARVLTVIALVVVTLVMGIGLVRGQSWEDMLLSAVSLAVATIPEGLTAVVAFTLAMGASRLAREGAIIKNLAAVETLGSTSHIATDKTGTLTLNEMTVTRIVAGGSAYTVTGTGYEATGTVLSSDPDAVPDLRRAAVAMTLCNDAIVTDGELVGDPTEGALLVAATKCGLDVEGLRAARPRVAQVPFDSDYRFMATVNRSPGGGLALSAKGATGALLPRSTHVWNGTDAVELTDELHEAIRLATDELAGHGLRTLLVAGRPFKDGTDEVAVDESRLLDEVWGLTVFAVVGIVDPPRPEAAEAIRVARAAGISVHMITGDHLVTASSIARDLGIEGEAVRGVDLDGLDDDELCGRAPGMGVLARVSPEHKIRMVRALQSGGDVVAMTGDGVNDAPALSQADIGIAMGITGTDVSKGAADMVLTDDNFTTIVSAVEQGRGIYDNIVKFVKFQLTTAWAFVLVFLASGLLGLAAVPFTALQVLLVNIVMDGPPAMALGVEPVEKNAMRRPPRPADEQILTPSRLVRILWLGVVMATGTLLVLAFAETIFPERAGVPLFATTLAYAAFVFFQVFNLMNVRSTDGSVFSRDMAHNAPIWVALAAVPLLLVAVVQVPFLQGIFDTTPLHADEWLLAVAVGSSILWLEELRKVVARWRARRQEGSGTMVGV
- the trpA gene encoding tryptophan synthase subunit alpha → MSALSEVFGRCRAENRAALIGYYPAGYPTVEGSVQAVRTMVAGGCDVIEVGIPYSDPMMDGPTIQAAADVALEAGFRIRDTFDVVRAVAEAGAVPVVMSYWNPILQYGVDRFAADLAAAGGTGVITPDLIPDEADEWIAATDAHGVDRVFLVAPSSTPERLAMTLSHTSGFVYVQAVMGVTGARDVVSDAPRTLTARVRELSDLPCGVGLGVRNGDQAAEIASYADGVIVGSALITAATEGGDALARLTADLASGVRRRGVDS
- a CDS encoding S-(hydroxymethyl)mycothiol dehydrogenase, giving the protein MSQTVKGVIARSKGADVELVDVVVPDPGPNDVVVRVQACGVCHTDLAYRDGGINDEYPFLLGHEAAGIVETVGDRVTHVAEGDFVVLNWRAVCGECRACKRGQQQYCFATHNASRKMALTDGTELTPALGIGAFIDKTLVHEGQCTKVDPAADPAVAGLLGCGVMAGLGAAVNTGNVTRGQSVAVIGCGGVGIAAVVGARLAGASTIVAVDIDDTKLEWARDFGATHVVNSTGVDPVAAIQELTGGVGADVVIDAVGRPETYEQAFYARDLAGTVVLVGVPTPEMRLEMPLLDFFGRGGSLKSSWYGDCLPERDFPMLVDLHLQGRLPLEKFVSERIGLDAVESAFGAMKSGSVLRSVVTL
- a CDS encoding M23 family metallopeptidase; this translates as MSDATRITFTELADRLGVAGSGATAGRHRAARSASGMGRIVAGAVAGAAFTGGVAMAAAPAASAQSADIDVNQIGQMAQEFAQGIGLNEQQLREYALDPALFGSLGIPAGVVGGAHAPTFGPITSGFGPRWGTFHNGTDFGAPIGTPLFAAKSGTVVAAGPASGYGLWIRIQTDDGYLLEYGHNDQNYVSVGQRVHAGQVIGTVGNRGYSTGPHLHFGVRNPAGQWIDPVPWLRAQGVAV
- the trpB gene encoding tryptophan synthase subunit beta, with translation MGDVLRTTTGHEPDQRGHWGAFGGRYVPEALMAVVDEVADAYAKARADDAYLDELDRLQRDYSGRPSPLYEAGRFGAEIGARVFLKREDLNHTGSHKINNVLGQVLLAHRMGKKRVIAETGAGQHGVASATACALLGLECKIYMGAVDVRRQALNVARMRLLGAEVEAVEVGSATLKDAINEAMRDWVSRADDTYYAFGTAAGPHPFPAMVRDFQRVVGTEARAQMLERVGRLPDAAVACVGGGSNAIGLFHPFIDDSSVRLVGCEAGGDGVASGRTAATVNAGRPGVFQGSYAHLMQDEDGQTTESHSISAGLDYPGVGPEHSYLADIGRAEYRPVTDAQAMDAFAQLCRTEGIIPAIESAHAVAGAAQLAAEGVDLILVNVSGRGDKDVDTAARWFGLLGGGTPPEAGVDSSRGADDGAGEYADGGIEG
- the pyk gene encoding pyruvate kinase, which codes for MNRRTKIVCTLGPAVASEAGIRELVDAGMNVARLNFSHGDHADHEANYRWVRQASDESGHAVGVLADLQGPKIRLGRFIEGRHEWAEGDMVAITVADVEGTKERVSTTYKGLAADARPGDRLLVDDGNIGLTVQRVEGDDVHCVVTEGGTVSNNKGVSLPGMNVSVPALSEKDVADLRFALDLGVDFIALSFVRSPADVDLVHAIMDEVGVHVPVIAKLEKPEAVKNLESIVLAFDAIMVARGDLGVELPLQDVPLVQKRAIQIARENAKPVIVATQMLESMITNSRPTRAEASDVANAVLDGADAVMLSGETSVGKYPIDAVRTMSSIALAVESDSTAAPDLVHIPRTKRGVISYSAREIGERLGAKALVAVTSTGDTVRRLARLHSHLPLIAITGDPRIRSQLALTWGTETFLTDRVHETAELVKVTDELLLPLEGYNEDDLIVIVAGNVPGVEGSTNFILVHRMGEADH
- a CDS encoding MBL fold metallo-hydrolase, with amino-acid sequence MSETHTSAGNAGGLRIEKVVTSGVFALDGGEWEVDNNIWILGDDSEVYVIDAAHTAQPIIDAVAGRTVKGILCSHAHNDHITVAPELARELDTRVFVHPGDQMLWEETHPTVAHEDLEDGQTFQIAGTGFTVMNTPGHSPGSCVFHVPEAGVLFSGDTLFSGGPGATGRSYSDFPTIITSIRDRILTLPAETLVHTGHGDGTKVGEESPHLEEWIARGS